GGAAAACATTAAGCGTGATGTTCATGGTCACACGTCCCCACAGTCCTCCCTGAAGCATGGTTACTGTTTCGAGGGAAAAAGTTGAGAAGGTCGTCAATGCACCGAGCATACCGGTGATTACCAGTGCTTTTTGGTGCGGAGCCACGACTGACTCAAAATAGAGTGCCAGAAAACCGATAATAAAACTTCCCAACACATTCACACTCAGCGTACCGACGGGAAACAGTGTCGGCGAAAGTCTCTGTACCCAGCCGCTGATGAGAAAACGAAGGATCGCACCTACAAAACCTCCCGTACCCACGGCTAGCAACAAATAAGGCTGCATTACGCTTTTCCGAATTTGGGATGATGGTAATGAAGTACTTCAGTGTCACTTATGGTCACAAGCCCCTCTTCTATCATATCCCCCGCAGCATCGAGAAATACTTTTATGTTCTCTTCCGTATCTATCATGGTGATAATCAGCGGTACTTTCTGCTTGAGGACCCAGACATTGAAACTGTGTATCTCGGAGTGTGCTCCCATTCCGGCGACGGCTTTCAGAACGGTTGCTCCAGCTATCCCTTTCTCTTTTGCCAAAGTCAAAAGTGCTTCAAAAAGCGGTTTGCCATCTACCGTATCTTCATTACTGATATAAATCTTTAACTCTTTCCGTATTCCCAAATAACGTTGCATCTTTTTCCTTTGATATGTGAAATTCTAACTTTGTTCAGTATATCCCTACATTGTTCCCCACAGCCCTTTGATACCGCTGATGATGAACTGTGCAGCGATCGCACCGACGATCAGGCCCATAATTCTGGTCAGGATCTTCATTCCTGTTACACCGAGTGCCCTGTTGATCGCTCCGGCATAACGCAGTATCAGATAAACTGCCAAAGTCGCAGCAAATATGGCAATTGTGATCAGTCCATAGCTGATCATCATCGGATAACTTTGTATGTGGTTGTGGTTGAGTACGATGATCGTAGCGATTACACCGGGGCCGAAAAGAATAGGAATACCGAGAGGGATGATCGATACATCTTCTTTTTCATCTGCTTCATCAGCCTCTTCTTTGGAATGTTTTGATTTGCTCTGTTGTCCGTTGGCCATATTGATGGCGATCATCATCAGGATGATACCGCCTATAACTTTCAGAGACAAGACATTGATACCAAAAAGTTTGAATACAAATTCGCCGCTGAAAAGAGTTACCAGTGATGCAATAAGTATTGTCAATGTCGCCTTAAAGGCGATAGGCCTGATAACATTAGGTGTAGGTGGTGTCACCATTCCTACCATAATGCTCGCAGCGGCAATAGGGTTGAGTATGGTGATCAGTGCGATGATGTCATGCGATAAAACAGAAAGATATGCTGTCATTTTGTTACCTTGTTATTAGCTTGCTGTAAAAAAACGATTTTGATGGACTTTCCTATTTTTTACTAAATGCTGTCGTATTGATTTTCATAAACAACAGGACTTTTCAGATTATACAGAAAAATCTTGAGAGATGTTATATGATTTCTTCAAGGTCGTGAGCCAGTTCATCCGCTTTGGACTTCTCTTTGCTCTTTACATGGACCAGCGTGGCCCATATTGCTCCAACAAAACTAAGCACAATGAATATCCACGGATTGATCAGATCATAGGCATAGTAGTCTATCATGGCCGTAAGGGCTATGAACAGTACAAAATAGACCGTGAAAAGTGCTATTTTGTATCTAAGGCTAATCTTTGTCTTCTTTTTTGTCGATCTCATCGAGAAAAATGCCTCCTGAAAGCAGTGCTACACCATCAAAAAGAAGGCTTATCCCGACAAGCAGACCGACCATAAAGAGGGAACTGAACGGCCATCCGATAATAAAGATGACACCCAGCACCAGTGAAGTGATGGCATTGATAAGCCACAGCCACCACATTTTCTGGGGCTTCAGTGAAAATGCCAGGCCGAAACCGGCGAAGGCATCGGTAAAGAAATAGATGGCAAAAAGCAGTCCAAGTGCGGCGATCCCCTGCATAGGGTAGAAGATCATGAAAAGCCCTACCATGACAAGCAGGAAGCTTTTCAACCATCCGGCCCAGTCATTCTTGTTACTTTGCCACGTCAGCCATCCGGCAGATATACCGGCGAACAGCATCAGGTAGGCTACGAAAGCTAAAGTGGTAAATGACATGAACGTAGGAAAAAAGATTCCCGCCGAGCCAAGTATGATAAAAATGATCCCGCTTATCTTGGCATACTTCTTGAAGTTGTCTACCAGGTTCTTGTTAATGTTCATCTCAGGACTGAGATTGTTGTTCCAGTTCCACATATTGACTCCTTTGGTTTATTGTACCGTTTTTTTCTCGTCTTTTTGTGCATCCTGTTTGAATTCCTTTTTGACCTTCACCGCTTTTTGGGCCTCTTTCTTTTCAAATGCATTGACTTTCTGTTCTGCTACCTGTTCGGGTGTCTCTTTTGAGATCTTTGTATTGGCAATGATCTTCTTGAAATCATTCTTCAGTGTATCGTAAAGCTTTTCAACAACGTTTTTGCCCTTGATCTCTTTCTGAATTTTTTCTATGTCGTCGTTGAGCAGTTTGTAGGCCGCTTCATGTCTCGAGACATAACCGAGAAGTTCCGCTCTCTTGAGCTCTTCTTTGGCTGCAGCCAGCAGTTTCTGGGCTTCTTCTTTTTTGCTTTTGTCCAGTTTGGATGCATCTGTAATGAGATCCTGAGCTGTCAGCAATGGTGTCGGGATGATCGCTTTGACCACTATAAGCGAGTTCATAGCTTCTGCAATGGCTGCAAATGCTGCCTTGTCGTTTCCTTTGTTCAGTTCATCCAGCGCTTTTTTCGTCGCTACCGGATAAATCTTCATCGGTATGGAGATAACAGAAATATCCAGTTCATCTTTGAGGGGTGTCAGAACAGCAGTGGCAGCCTGTGTATCATGCGCTTTCAAAAGCTGCTGTGCCAGTTTGAGTCTTGCGTCTATGACATCGGATGTTCCCATAAAAGCAAAGGCCTGAAATCTCTCATCGATAGGAATAATGTCGAGTGACGGATCGGCTTTCAGCGCAGCATCAAAACTCTTCGTTGCCGCTTCAAGTGCTTTTTTCGCTTCATCCTTTTTCCCTGCCTGCATCGCCTGGAGTGCAGCAAAAGTATTTTGCATCCCTGAGATAATCTCTTTTGGCGCCTGTTTATGGTTCTTGACCTCCTGTTGTATCACATTGTTGACCAGTTCTTTTTTCTCTGTTTTTGCCTGCAGTCCTGTTGCACTCAGGAGCAGTCCGCATGTTAAAGCTGAAAGTAAAAATCTTTTTTTCATTTTCTATCCTTATAGATTTAATTTGTTATAGTTAAATGATATTACTGTTAGTCTAACCGTTCTTTAATAAGGGGGTTCCTACTTATTTCAGCGCCCATACAATCGTAGCAACCCCAAGCAGGGCGACCCATACGGCGGAACGGCTGCCGCCTTTCAAGCCTCCGAACCATAGAGCATACACTGCTTTAAGCAGGTTGTTACTGCCTGCTGCAATCATAATGGCTGTAACAAGTTCTGTCTGCGCTACGCTATACTTGCCTGTCAAAAGAGAAAATATAAAAGGGTCTATATCGGTAAATCCAACTACAAATGAGAGTACCTGTAAGCCTCCGTTACCGTAATGACCAATGACAAAATGTGTAACCACCATCATCAGCACGAAAAGTCCGGCAAATACAAAAGCAGTTCTTAGTTCAAGCGGGTTTTCGTCGACAAAGTCAGTATTGGTGGTTTTATGCTCTCTTTGCTGCAAATATATAAAAGAGATGACCATACCTGCAACGGACAGGGCAATGAATGGTAGGGCAAGCGACTTTGCGACAGAAAAATTGAAGACCATCGCAACAACCAGAAGCCTCAGGTACATCATAGAGGTTGCTGCAATGATCGCTGCATCTATTACCGGGTTATTACCCCCTGCTTTTGCCTTCCGTGCCAGCACAACCGTCGTCGCGGTAGAAGAGTATGTCCCGCCGAAAATACCGGTAAGAAAATACCCTTTGGAAGGGAAAAGATACTTCTGTACCAGGTAGCCGCCGTAACTGATACCCGAAATGACGACGACTGCCAGCCACATCTTGAAAGGAGAGATCGGAAGGTATGGTATGGTATTGGTATTGGGCAGCAGAGGAAGGATCACAGCGGAGAGAAGTACCATTTTCCCCAGGGTCTCGAACTCATGCATATTGACATCATTGCTAAATCGCTGCAGAGACTGTTTGGCATTTAACAGAAAAATGATCAGCACAAAGAGAAGTGACGGCATCCAAAGCTCAAAGCGTTCGGTCATCGGGCCGAATGCATAGACACTGAGCATGACCACATACGGCAGGATGCTTGATTTACCACTCTCGACCTTCTGCCTGTAAAAGACCAGAAAGAGAAGGGACAGCATGATCAATACCGTAATATAGAGAGTGAAATGGACAGGTTCGATTTTATAGAAGATAAACCCAAGTATCCCTATGAAGGTATAGGTACGTGCCGTACCGAAGAACAGATTATTATCTTTGGAATGGTATTGCTGACGGTAGGTTTTAAGCTCCATACCTACAAGAAAACTGAAGACAAAGGTAATGACAAGATGAATGAGATCGGGAGACAGGTTCATGGTGCGATCATCTCTTTTTCATAACAGACCGGATCAAATTTGCAAATGACATCATGGTCATATACCAGCAGTGCTTTATCTTTATCCGGATAGTCATTGAGACTCAAAAAATGTTTCATGATATTGATGCGTGCCTCTTTTTTGTCATCTGTATGGACGACATACCATGGCGCATAGATAAAAGAAGTCTTGTTGAACATATCATCTCTTGCCTTGGAGTAAGCATCCCACATTTTTTGTGCTTTGGCATCTATAGGACTGAGCTTCCATTGTTTAAGTGGATCGGTCTTGCGTGCTTCCAGGCGCTTTTTCTGTTCTTTTTTGGTAATATCGAGATAATATTTGAAAAAACGAATATTCGAGTGTGTCAGCATCTGTTCAAAACTGCCTACTTCCTCCATAAAAGCCTTATACTGTTTTTTAGTACAAAAACCCATCACTTTTTCCACACCGGCACGGTTATACCAGCTTCGGTTGAAAAAAACAATCTCACCTGCACTTGGGAGATGCGGTACATAGCGCTGAAAATACCAGGACTTCTTCTCTTTGTCACTTGGTACTCCCAAAGCAACCGTACGTGCTTCACGTGGGCTCAGATGCTCGGTAAAACGCTTGATCGTCCCATCCTTCCCGGCTGTATCACGCCCTTCCAGGACCAGACATACAGCTACATTCTCTTCGATCACATATTTTTGGAATTTGACCAGTTCCACCTGTAACTTGTAAAGCTCTTTTTTATAGATATTTTTTTTCACTACAGCATTCCTCTCATCATCAGGTCAAAATAGGCACGTCTCATCAGATGCAGATCCATCTCCCACCATATCCATCTGGGAGTAGTCGGATCAAGGGGGAACATTGGCGCGAGTCCTTTGGGTGTGTATTCGGCAAGCATTACCCTGCCGTATCGTGTCTTGATCGGTGAAACGGAATACCCTTCATAGCTCATTGGCTCTACTTTCCCCTCCATGATGGCAGCGATATTATCTTGAAGCACGATCGCCTGTTCCCTGACGGCACCACCGCTTTTCCCTGAAGAAAGTCCCACTACATCACCCAGACCGAAAACGTTTCTGTACTTGGGATGGCGTAGTGTTTTTTCATCGACATCGAGCCACCCTTTATGCAGTCCGTCCTTTATACTAAGTTTAGAATCACGTACGACCTGTGGTGCCTTCATAGGTGGCGTGATATGCAGGTAGTCATAGCTGACATTCACTTCCTCATCTCCATTCGCATAGACCGCTACCTTTTTCTCTTTATCGATACGTTTGAGAATATACCCATAGGAGACAGAAACATTGTCTGTTTTTTTCATTGTTCTTTTTAGTGCTGCATCGATCTTTGCAGAAGGAAAAAGTACTTTACCCGCTTTGGTCAATGTAAACTTTACTTTATGCTGAAGGTCTTTGCCTTTTATTTTCAGCCCATTTCCTTTGAGCATATCATTGGCCAAAAAGAGCATGGAGAGAGAAGCACCCTCCCCTTTGACAGGCGTTTGGGGATCGGAAAACAGAACCTTGACCTCTGACCTTTGGGCTTTACGGCGTATGGCTTTAAGCCATAATCGTGATACGATGGCACCTGTTGACGTTCCCTTCTCTATATCATTAAGGTGTACACTGGCGATACCGTGTTTTCCTATATCTGAAACATCCAGTCCCTCCACTGCATTGTAATCATATTCACATCCAAGGGCTACAACAAGATAATCGTAGGGAACTGTGTTATGTTTTGCTGTCTGTACCCGGTTTTTGTCGGGATCGAATGCCGTCACTTTGTCCTTCACCCAAGTCACATTGTCCGGAAGGAGTTCACTGGTAGGGCGCTTGTTGTCAAATTCACTGAAGAGCCCTGCGGCAACATAGACCTGTCCGCTTTGGTAGAGGTGCGTCTCATTGGGAGCGATCAGTGTGATCTTCGCATTGGGTGCCGAACGTCTCAGACGGGCTGCAACGGTCATTCCTGCTGTACCGCCTCCGACGATAACGATATCGGCTTTTTTCTTACTTGCGAATGTGGAAAGTTTTGTTTTTGCCGAAGCGGACGTACCGCCACCGGCCAACAGTGCGGCACCGCTTATTCCCATGACCTTAAGAGCGTCCCTTCTTTCCATAGTACTGCCTTTAGATGATATCTTCATGATATTTCCTTCTATAATAACGTAATACACCCATTTTCACTACATCGTTGAAGACGAACCAGGTCAATGCATAAGCCCACATGCTGAGTCCCCATGCCCAACCGATCGGTTCCATCAGACCGAAGCCGTACACGGCAATGATCGTACCGGCGACACGGCTGAAGAAGGTGGCATTAAAGAGCGTCCAGGACGGCCACGGGCGCTTCCAGAACCAGTCATCGATACGGGTATTGTAGATCGTCCCGTGCCCAGCTATGACCAGTTTGGCAAAGAAGGCCGATTGAACAAAATCCAACGGCAGATGCATCAGGGAGATCAGAATCCAGAAAAGTGTAAAGGAGGATAGAACGCCTGCCAGTCCGAGCCAGGAAGCCAGGATGAAGACCTCTTTCATATCCCATCTTACCGGTGTCTCCCGCAGCTTCGTATTGTCATAGGCGATCGTCATGATAGGGATATCGTTCAAAAGCGCCAGGATGATGATCATCAGTGCCGTAATAGGATAGAAATCATAGATTACGATGGCAAGTGTCATGAAAATAATGACACGGATCGTCTCTGCGATACGGAAGATCGTATAGCTTTTCATACGTTCAAAGATCTGTCTTGCTTCTTTGATCGCATCGACAATCACCGTCAACCCCGGAGCCATCAGTACGATGTCAGCTGCAGCACGTGCCGCATCGGTCGCACCGCTTACGGCAATACCGCAGTCAGCCTTTTTGAGTGCAGGCGCATCGTTCACACCATCCCCTGTCATACCGACGATATGGTCTGCTTTTTGCAGCGAATCGACAATCATATACTTGTCTTCAGGGAAGACCTGCGCAAATCCGTCCGCCTTTTCTATCAGTGCGACGATCTCCGATTCGTGTTTTTTCACACTGCCTTTTGGAACGGGCATATTGTAAAGCTCTTTTTGCACTTTCTGGACGATCTTTTTGACTATAGTATCGATTTCATCCTTGGAGGCGTCGGGATGCATAGACTCGGCAATGGCCCGCGAAAGGATCTGTGAAAGATAGAGATACTCCTCGACCGACTCGCCCTTGAGCGTATGGATATCTTCTATATTGTCACCGATCTTCAGCATCGAAGCGATGTATTTGGCGACAGCAATGTTGTCACCGGTGACCATCTTGACGGATACACCTTTATCTTTGGCTTCGCTGATGGCTTCGACCGAATCCTCACGCGGAGGATCAAACAGAGGGATGAGGCCTACAAAGTGATAGGCGTCCTCTTCGCATTTTCGAAATGCCACACCGAGGGTTCTGAAGCCTTTCGAAGCAAAGTTCTCAACCTGCTTGTAGGCTTTCGCTTTATCGAACTCTTTGTCGTCGCTCTGTTCTATGATGACCTGTGGAGCGCCCTTCGTGTAAATGAGTTCACAGTCATCCCCCTCATAGATCCCTTCGGTTCTTTTGTGGACAGGATCGAAGGGGAGGAATTTTTTAAGATGTTTGTTACTGAGTTTCTCTTCCAGCTTATTCTGATGTATGTAGTCAAAAATAGGTTTTTCAATAGGATCATTGTTCTCTTCTTTGCTGGCAAGCGCGGCAAATACCATTAGTTCTTCAGCCGTATATTGATTGGCAAGATAGGGATCTGCCAAACTCATTTTATTTTGTGTCAGCGTACCTGTTTTGTCCGAACAGAGCACATCCATTCCTGCGACTTCTTCGATGGCAGCCAGACGACTGACGATCGCCTGTTTGGTTGCCAGCACCTGTGCTCCGATAGCCATGGTCACGGTTAAGACGGCGGGCATTGCCACAGGAATGGCAGAAATGGTAAGTACCAGTGCAAAAATGAGGAGTTCTACCGTCGGCTGCTGTGTTTCTATACCGTGATACACAATAATCGCAATCATAAAGAGTGTCAGGATAATTAAAAAGTTACCGACCTTGATCACCATTTTCTGGAAGTGGCTTACTTCTTCCTGCTCTGCTTTTGCAACAAGTCCTACGGTTTTTCCAAAGTAGGTATTCTTGGCTGTTGCTGTGACTTTTGCTATCATCTCACCCTGTTTGATGATGGCATTGGCATAGAGGTCATCTCCGATCTTCTTATGGACGGGGAGTGATTCACCGGTCAGGGCTGACTGATCGACCAGAAGAAAATCCCCTCCAGCAAGCAGGGCTACATCTGCGGGGACGATATCACCTATCTTGACCTTGATGATATCGTCAGGAACCAGTTCTTTGGCATCGATCTCCTGCCATTTTCCGTCACGCAGTACCAGTGCCTTTCGCGCAAGCTTCTTTTTGAGTACCGCAATGGCGTTAAGCGCTTTAGACTCCTGGTAGAAATCGACAAAGGCATTGACGAATAAAAGGATTATGATAATCGTAAAATCTTCCCAGCGTTGCGCCGCTGCAGAGAGAACAGCTGCCACTTCGATCATCCAGGGGATGGGTCCCCAAAAACGCTTGAAAAGACGTTGTAACCAACTCTTTTCTTTGGCTGTGATGGCATTGGGGCCGAATTTCTTAAGGCGCTCCTGTGCCTCTTCGTGTGTCAGGCCTTTAATATCCGTATTTACTGATTTTTCTTGATCTTCAGGGATAGAGCTGTTTTCCGTATCTTTTGGATCGTTTGGCATCTCGGTTTCCTTTTTGGTATCAATTATTTTTTTATTATACTCCCAAACCTTACAAAAAAGTTAATGAAGATCAATTAACTTTCACTTTTTTGATGGCAGTCATCCCTGTGTCATAACGGTAGACCAGCGGTTTCCCTGTCGGGATCTCGAGTTTAACGACGGCATCGGTACTTAAGTGCTCTATCTCCATGACCAGGGCACGCAGTGAATTTCCGTGCGCGCTGACAAGGACTGTTTTTCCCTTCGCCAACTCGGGTATGAGCACGTCGCGATAATATTCTTTCACTCTCGCGTGGGTGTCTTTCAGTGATTCGCTTTTGGGCAGCAGTGCCGGGTCGAGATCTCTGTATTTGGGGTCGAACTTCGCGGCGCGGGGATCGTTCTCATCCAGTGGGGGCGGCGGTGTGCTGTAGCCTCTCCTGACGCTCAAGAAGGCTTCCTCCCCTATTTCCTGTTTTACAACATCTTTGTTACGTTGCTGCCAGGCGCCGTAGTGGCGTTCATTGAGCTTCCAACTCTTGATACAGTCTATATGTTCCCATACCATCTCCAACAATGCAATCTGTGCCGTATGGATCGCACGTTTAAGCCATGAAGTATAACAGACATCGGGATAGAGCTTCAGTCTTTTCAGTTCCGCTGCCGCTTTTATTGCCTCCTGCCGTCCCTGATCGCTCAGTTCGATATCTGTCCATCCCGTGAAGATATTCTCTTTATTGTAGACACTTTGGCCGTGTCGTAAAAGTATCAATGTTGCAGCCATTATACTTCCTCCTCTTTTTGCAGCAGATAAATGATATAGAAAAACAGTATTACCAGCAGTGCAATGGTGAGATGCCGCTGCACAAACGTCAGCAGATCTATGACCGTATGGCCGAAGTAATAACCCAAAGTCGTAAAGGTTACTGCCCATAGCACCACACCGATAATATCCAGTAACAAAAACTTCCAAAAACTGAAACCCGATACACCCAGCATCAGAAGTGCCGGGATATGTGTACCGTAAACAAAACGTTCAAAAATAACGATCCAGCTTCCATAGTGAAGGAACCAGCTTTCGATTCTCTGCATCTTTTCCTCATAATTTTTAAGTAAGATTTCGGTTTTAGTCTTGAACAGACGTCCGGTTAGGAATACTGCCGTATCACCTATCAATGCACCACCGATAGTGAGAAGTAGGACTTGCGGCAGATCGAACTTACCCACTTTAACCATGTATCCTGCCAGTGTCAACCCGATCTCTCCTTCCAGAATGCTCCAGATGAAGAGTATTCCGTAGGAGAAATGCGCTATGAAAAAATCTATCATTTTTTACGCCCCCATATTTTCAAGCTCGAAAAGCTGACTGTCAAATTCATGTTTCACTGCCTTGTAGACTTCCAGACTGATGGTTCCACTCTGATATCTTTCCAGTAGAGCCTTTGTCTCTTCCATGATCATTCTACGTTTTGTCTTGAGTACCTCTTCTTTGACCAGGGTCTCTTTGTCCACTTCTATTTTATTGAGCTCTTCGGAGAGCGCATCGATCTTTGTCTGGTATTCATTTGTCAGAGACTCAAGACTCTCTGCACTCAGAAAACGCCGTTTATGCAATTTGTCCATTTTTTCCATTATATCCTGATAAAGCAGAATCTCCGTTTTGAGAAGTTCATAGTTTTTCAGCTGGGAAACAGGGGAAAGGATCCCCAGTATTTTCATCAGCGGCGACATCGTCATCCCCTGTACGAAGATAGAGATGAGGACCACACCGAACACCAGTGTTACGATCAGCTCTTTCAATGCAAACGAGTCGGGAATACTGAGTGCCAGAACCATCGAGAGTGCGCCGCGAAGCCCTCCCCACGTCATCACTGCCGCCCAGGAAAAAGGAAACTTGTGATTGGTAGGGTAGAATACCGCCCAGGTACCTGTCACGACAAAAAAACGTGCGGCAAGCACTGAACCGTAAGCGATCAGAACAATGGGAGAAAGCTCCCACAGCAATGTCAGATTCACTGCAAAACCCATCAAAAGGAAGATAAGAGAGTTCATGGCAAATGCGATGTATTCCCAAAAAGTTTCCGTAGCAAGGCGTATAGAAGGGAAAAGTATCTCTGACAAACCTTTTCCTCCGGTGATAAGCCCTGCGGCTACCGTACTCATGACACCGGAGACACCAAGCCTGTCCGCGATAAGAAATGAACCGTATGCTGCGATGGTCGTCAGTG
This DNA window, taken from Sulfurovum lithotrophicum, encodes the following:
- the crcB gene encoding fluoride efflux transporter CrcB, with product MQPYLLLAVGTGGFVGAILRFLISGWVQRLSPTLFPVGTLSVNVLGSFIIGFLALYFESVVAPHQKALVITGMLGALTTFSTFSLETVTMLQGGLWGRVTMNITLNVFLCVVATMLGMILFRRLYG
- a CDS encoding DUF190 domain-containing protein, yielding MQRYLGIRKELKIYISNEDTVDGKPLFEALLTLAKEKGIAGATVLKAVAGMGAHSEIHSFNVWVLKQKVPLIITMIDTEENIKVFLDAAGDMIEEGLVTISDTEVLHYHHPKFGKA
- a CDS encoding MarC family protein, whose product is MTAYLSVLSHDIIALITILNPIAAASIMVGMVTPPTPNVIRPIAFKATLTILIASLVTLFSGEFVFKLFGINVLSLKVIGGIILMMIAINMANGQQSKSKHSKEEADEADEKEDVSIIPLGIPILFGPGVIATIIVLNHNHIQSYPMMISYGLITIAIFAATLAVYLILRYAGAINRALGVTGMKILTRIMGLIVGAIAAQFIISGIKGLWGTM
- a CDS encoding HdeD family acid-resistance protein translates to MWNWNNNLSPEMNINKNLVDNFKKYAKISGIIFIILGSAGIFFPTFMSFTTLAFVAYLMLFAGISAGWLTWQSNKNDWAGWLKSFLLVMVGLFMIFYPMQGIAALGLLFAIYFFTDAFAGFGLAFSLKPQKMWWLWLINAITSLVLGVIFIIGWPFSSLFMVGLLVGISLLFDGVALLSGGIFLDEIDKKEDKD
- a CDS encoding YfdX family protein — translated: MKKRFLLSALTCGLLLSATGLQAKTEKKELVNNVIQQEVKNHKQAPKEIISGMQNTFAALQAMQAGKKDEAKKALEAATKSFDAALKADPSLDIIPIDERFQAFAFMGTSDVIDARLKLAQQLLKAHDTQAATAVLTPLKDELDISVISIPMKIYPVATKKALDELNKGNDKAAFAAIAEAMNSLIVVKAIIPTPLLTAQDLITDASKLDKSKKEEAQKLLAAAKEELKRAELLGYVSRHEAAYKLLNDDIEKIQKEIKGKNVVEKLYDTLKNDFKKIIANTKISKETPEQVAEQKVNAFEKKEAQKAVKVKKEFKQDAQKDEKKTVQ
- a CDS encoding MgtC/SapB family protein → MNLSPDLIHLVITFVFSFLVGMELKTYRQQYHSKDNNLFFGTARTYTFIGILGFIFYKIEPVHFTLYITVLIMLSLLFLVFYRQKVESGKSSILPYVVMLSVYAFGPMTERFELWMPSLLFVLIIFLLNAKQSLQRFSNDVNMHEFETLGKMVLLSAVILPLLPNTNTIPYLPISPFKMWLAVVVISGISYGGYLVQKYLFPSKGYFLTGIFGGTYSSTATTVVLARKAKAGGNNPVIDAAIIAATSMMYLRLLVVAMVFNFSVAKSLALPFIALSVAGMVISFIYLQQREHKTTNTDFVDENPLELRTAFVFAGLFVLMMVVTHFVIGHYGNGGLQVLSFVVGFTDIDPFIFSLLTGKYSVAQTELVTAIMIAAGSNNLLKAVYALWFGGLKGGSRSAVWVALLGVATIVWALK
- the ppk2 gene encoding polyphosphate kinase 2; protein product: MKKNIYKKELYKLQVELVKFQKYVIEENVAVCLVLEGRDTAGKDGTIKRFTEHLSPREARTVALGVPSDKEKKSWYFQRYVPHLPSAGEIVFFNRSWYNRAGVEKVMGFCTKKQYKAFMEEVGSFEQMLTHSNIRFFKYYLDITKKEQKKRLEARKTDPLKQWKLSPIDAKAQKMWDAYSKARDDMFNKTSFIYAPWYVVHTDDKKEARINIMKHFLSLNDYPDKDKALLVYDHDVICKFDPVCYEKEMIAP
- a CDS encoding NAD(P)/FAD-dependent oxidoreductase is translated as MKISSKGSTMERRDALKVMGISGAALLAGGGTSASAKTKLSTFASKKKADIVIVGGGTAGMTVAARLRRSAPNAKITLIAPNETHLYQSGQVYVAAGLFSEFDNKRPTSELLPDNVTWVKDKVTAFDPDKNRVQTAKHNTVPYDYLVVALGCEYDYNAVEGLDVSDIGKHGIASVHLNDIEKGTSTGAIVSRLWLKAIRRKAQRSEVKVLFSDPQTPVKGEGASLSMLFLANDMLKGNGLKIKGKDLQHKVKFTLTKAGKVLFPSAKIDAALKRTMKKTDNVSVSYGYILKRIDKEKKVAVYANGDEEVNVSYDYLHITPPMKAPQVVRDSKLSIKDGLHKGWLDVDEKTLRHPKYRNVFGLGDVVGLSSGKSGGAVREQAIVLQDNIAAIMEGKVEPMSYEGYSVSPIKTRYGRVMLAEYTPKGLAPMFPLDPTTPRWIWWEMDLHLMRRAYFDLMMRGML
- a CDS encoding plasma-membrane proton-efflux P-type ATPase codes for the protein MPNDPKDTENSSIPEDQEKSVNTDIKGLTHEEAQERLKKFGPNAITAKEKSWLQRLFKRFWGPIPWMIEVAAVLSAAAQRWEDFTIIIILLFVNAFVDFYQESKALNAIAVLKKKLARKALVLRDGKWQEIDAKELVPDDIIKVKIGDIVPADVALLAGGDFLLVDQSALTGESLPVHKKIGDDLYANAIIKQGEMIAKVTATAKNTYFGKTVGLVAKAEQEEVSHFQKMVIKVGNFLIILTLFMIAIIVYHGIETQQPTVELLIFALVLTISAIPVAMPAVLTVTMAIGAQVLATKQAIVSRLAAIEEVAGMDVLCSDKTGTLTQNKMSLADPYLANQYTAEELMVFAALASKEENNDPIEKPIFDYIHQNKLEEKLSNKHLKKFLPFDPVHKRTEGIYEGDDCELIYTKGAPQVIIEQSDDKEFDKAKAYKQVENFASKGFRTLGVAFRKCEEDAYHFVGLIPLFDPPREDSVEAISEAKDKGVSVKMVTGDNIAVAKYIASMLKIGDNIEDIHTLKGESVEEYLYLSQILSRAIAESMHPDASKDEIDTIVKKIVQKVQKELYNMPVPKGSVKKHESEIVALIEKADGFAQVFPEDKYMIVDSLQKADHIVGMTGDGVNDAPALKKADCGIAVSGATDAARAAADIVLMAPGLTVIVDAIKEARQIFERMKSYTIFRIAETIRVIIFMTLAIVIYDFYPITALMIIILALLNDIPIMTIAYDNTKLRETPVRWDMKEVFILASWLGLAGVLSSFTLFWILISLMHLPLDFVQSAFFAKLVIAGHGTIYNTRIDDWFWKRPWPSWTLFNATFFSRVAGTIIAVYGFGLMEPIGWAWGLSMWAYALTWFVFNDVVKMGVLRYYRRKYHEDII
- a CDS encoding 2,3-bisphosphoglycerate-dependent phosphoglycerate mutase gives rise to the protein MAATLILLRHGQSVYNKENIFTGWTDIELSDQGRQEAIKAAAELKRLKLYPDVCYTSWLKRAIHTAQIALLEMVWEHIDCIKSWKLNERHYGAWQQRNKDVVKQEIGEEAFLSVRRGYSTPPPPLDENDPRAAKFDPKYRDLDPALLPKSESLKDTHARVKEYYRDVLIPELAKGKTVLVSAHGNSLRALVMEIEHLSTDAVVKLEIPTGKPLVYRYDTGMTAIKKVKVN
- a CDS encoding DedA family protein, whose protein sequence is MIDFFIAHFSYGILFIWSILEGEIGLTLAGYMVKVGKFDLPQVLLLTIGGALIGDTAVFLTGRLFKTKTEILLKNYEEKMQRIESWFLHYGSWIVIFERFVYGTHIPALLMLGVSGFSFWKFLLLDIIGVVLWAVTFTTLGYYFGHTVIDLLTFVQRHLTIALLVILFFYIIYLLQKEEEV